One stretch of Acetomicrobium thermoterrenum DSM 13490 DNA includes these proteins:
- a CDS encoding ribonuclease H-like domain-containing protein: MNDYMPLHMKFLLDNSKRKNEERKRTFIKGLPSGQFLDDDVYFCESKHEMLPYKNRGELENHLQILSHWGAKEPLVFFDLETTGLSGGTGTYAFLAGIGMLDQDQFIVRQLFLCSPRAEGIWLQKLMEIIPYKPSFVTYNGKNFDLPLINTRFILSRMEPIEPTGHLDLLHLARRLWKKRIGSCTLSNVEKQILGIDRKTEDVPGFLIPELYAQFLKTGDASGLSGVFYHNKMDILSLYMLFSKVALTLSGRSTDPHEIDMAGDAWYNYDLNKASHLWEKASSLTPPAKNAIWKLAIEYKRQGDHCEALSLFKKLYDMEYKRIDVAVEISKIYEHQLKNAKEALLWAEKAMDNFLRYRPFLSSIRKEKMAELTKRIDRLRNKIRLR; the protein is encoded by the coding sequence ATGAACGACTATATGCCGTTACACATGAAATTTCTGCTAGACAACTCAAAGAGGAAGAACGAAGAAAGGAAGAGAACCTTTATAAAAGGCCTTCCCTCGGGGCAATTTTTGGACGATGACGTATATTTTTGCGAGAGCAAGCATGAAATGTTACCTTACAAAAACCGGGGCGAGTTGGAAAATCACTTACAAATCCTCTCCCATTGGGGAGCGAAGGAACCGTTGGTCTTTTTTGACCTGGAGACAACTGGGCTCTCCGGAGGGACTGGCACTTACGCTTTTTTGGCAGGAATAGGCATGCTCGATCAAGACCAATTTATCGTTCGTCAATTATTCTTGTGCTCTCCAAGGGCCGAAGGAATCTGGCTCCAAAAGCTTATGGAAATAATTCCCTACAAACCTTCCTTCGTGACATATAACGGCAAAAATTTCGATCTTCCCTTAATCAACACTCGCTTTATCCTATCAAGGATGGAACCGATTGAACCTACCGGACATTTAGACCTACTCCACCTCGCAAGAAGGCTTTGGAAAAAGCGGATAGGCTCGTGCACCCTATCCAATGTGGAAAAACAAATTCTTGGCATCGACAGAAAAACCGAGGATGTCCCGGGATTTCTCATACCTGAACTTTACGCTCAATTTCTTAAAACGGGAGACGCTTCAGGATTAAGTGGCGTATTTTATCACAACAAGATGGATATTTTGTCGCTTTACATGCTCTTCAGTAAAGTGGCATTGACCCTTTCCGGAAGGAGCACCGACCCACACGAAATCGATATGGCCGGAGATGCTTGGTATAACTACGATTTAAATAAGGCCAGCCACTTATGGGAAAAGGCTTCCTCGCTAACTCCACCGGCAAAAAACGCCATATGGAAGCTGGCAATTGAATACAAGAGGCAAGGAGATCATTGCGAAGCTTTGTCTCTCTTTAAAAAGTTATATGACATGGAATACAAAAGGATCGACGTCGCCGTTGAAATATCCAAAATCTATGAACATCAACTCAAGAACGCAAAAGAAGCCCTACTTTGGGCCGAAAAAGCTATGGATAATTTTCTTAGGTATAGACCTTTCTTATCTTCGATAAGAAAGGAAAAAATGGCCGAATTAACTAAACGAATAGATCGGTTAAGAAATAAAATCCGCCTACGTTGA
- a CDS encoding sodium:solute symporter family protein codes for MLYIVIFYMAVLLLIGWWVGKVYVKGMTDFLLAGRRLGIVLCAATLAATHFGGGAVMGGGEYGFRYGLSGAWYGVSCGIGLILLGLVTARKFRDLAFYTVPDYLEKRYGGKTIRALGSLLSIVALIGILAAQVLSARGALGILGITGNTGAILATLVFIMYTTAGGMWAVTLTDLIQMLLGAIGVIVAAFVVLGHTGGFGGLESLLQAKAVGPEYLSIWGMGTASIMWLLVPTVMYTLIGQDFYQRLFSAKNGTTAKGAALVGGIVLVIVSFFPAIMGMGANALADLEDPSMAVPWILKNMMGPLLGGVILAALLAAIMSTADSLLSAATSHIVKDFWIEIFHASETDQEKELLKISRISTFVIGILALVIALMVPGIIDALIYSYTMYTAGVFVPVIGGFLWKGATKAGALASLVVGSIVALWGIVGGVSLFGAPVEIFAALISLVVFVVVSLLTNK; via the coding sequence GTGTTATACATAGTTATATTTTATATGGCTGTGCTTCTTTTAATAGGTTGGTGGGTTGGCAAGGTTTATGTCAAGGGGATGACTGACTTTTTGCTTGCGGGCAGAAGGCTCGGAATTGTCCTTTGTGCCGCTACTCTTGCTGCAACGCATTTTGGGGGCGGTGCAGTCATGGGTGGCGGAGAGTATGGTTTCAGGTATGGGCTGTCCGGAGCGTGGTATGGTGTTTCCTGCGGCATTGGATTAATTTTATTGGGTTTGGTTACGGCGAGAAAATTTCGCGATCTGGCCTTTTATACCGTCCCGGATTACCTGGAGAAGCGCTATGGTGGCAAGACTATTAGGGCTCTCGGTTCATTGCTTTCTATAGTTGCTTTAATAGGAATTTTGGCAGCACAGGTGCTTTCGGCCAGAGGAGCTTTGGGTATTTTGGGAATAACCGGAAATACCGGAGCAATTCTGGCGACCCTTGTCTTCATCATGTACACCACTGCGGGGGGGATGTGGGCTGTAACTTTAACCGATTTAATACAGATGCTTCTTGGAGCTATCGGAGTTATAGTTGCAGCATTTGTAGTTTTGGGACATACTGGAGGTTTTGGAGGTCTGGAATCGCTTCTTCAAGCGAAAGCCGTGGGGCCGGAATATTTGAGCATATGGGGAATGGGAACCGCAAGTATCATGTGGTTGCTCGTCCCTACAGTGATGTACACTCTTATAGGTCAAGACTTTTACCAAAGGCTTTTTTCTGCTAAAAATGGGACAACAGCTAAAGGAGCTGCCCTGGTAGGCGGCATTGTTTTGGTAATAGTCAGCTTTTTCCCTGCCATTATGGGCATGGGTGCCAATGCTTTGGCAGATCTGGAAGATCCGTCGATGGCCGTACCCTGGATATTAAAGAACATGATGGGACCATTGCTCGGCGGAGTGATCCTTGCTGCGCTGTTGGCTGCCATTATGTCGACGGCAGATTCATTGTTATCAGCTGCCACATCTCATATTGTAAAGGACTTCTGGATTGAAATATTTCATGCTAGCGAAACAGATCAAGAAAAAGAATTGCTTAAGATTTCAAGAATTTCTACTTTTGTCATTGGTATATTAGCCTTGGTAATTGCATTGATGGTACCCGGTATCATAGATGCCCTGATTTATTCCTACACTATGTACACTGCAGGTGTATTTGTCCCCGTCATCGGAGGATTTTTATGGAAGGGCGCCACTAAAGCAGGAGCCTTAGCTTCTTTGGTCGTAGGCTCGATCGTTGCTTTATGGGGAATAGTTGGCGGAGTTTCGCTGTTTGGAGCCCCTGTGGAGATATTCGCTGCTTTAATTTCCCTTGTGGTTTTTGTAGTTGTTTCCCTGCTTACGAATAAATAG